The following proteins come from a genomic window of Gynuella sunshinyii YC6258:
- a CDS encoding Re/Si-specific NAD(P)(+) transhydrogenase subunit alpha — MLIVVPKERDPLEHRVAATPASVEKLIKLGFTVSVQSDAGADASFTNESYIKAGADIVEDAAELYSAADIVLKVNAPKGNDLRQLKANTILICFVWPAQNESLLKSLAKKNIQVLAMDSVPRISRAQKMDALSSMANIAGYRAVIEAAHHFGRFLNGQITAAGKIPPAKVLVIGAGVAGLAAIGTAKSMGAIVKAFDTRPIVKEQVESMGGQFLTVNIEEDGSGIGGYAKEMSQAFIDAEMALFREEAKDVDIVITTALIPGKPAPKLWLADMVETMKDGSVIVDLAGEQGGNCELTSPGKVVTEHGVTIVAYTNLASRLPTQSSTLYAQNLVHLLTDLCPDKNGEAVINMEDEVIRGATVVKDGEITWPPPAPKLSAQPTPTPEPKVTIPEPPAKKKSDAKSIIGFWIAAGICLLGLGSVAPAEFVSHFTVFVLSIFIGWQVIWNVTHALHTPLMSVTNAISGIVVIGSLLQISGSGSWLVTLMAFIAVLFATINIAGGFFVTHRMLKMFRR; from the coding sequence ATGCTTATAGTTGTCCCGAAAGAACGAGACCCTCTTGAACATCGAGTTGCTGCAACCCCTGCAAGTGTCGAAAAGCTGATCAAGCTAGGATTCACTGTTAGCGTCCAAAGTGACGCTGGAGCAGATGCAAGCTTTACCAATGAATCATATATAAAGGCAGGTGCCGATATTGTCGAAGATGCTGCTGAGTTATATTCCGCCGCTGATATCGTACTTAAGGTCAATGCCCCAAAAGGCAATGATCTGCGCCAGCTAAAAGCAAATACCATTCTGATTTGCTTCGTCTGGCCAGCACAAAATGAATCATTGTTGAAATCGCTGGCCAAGAAAAATATCCAGGTTCTGGCCATGGATTCTGTTCCAAGAATCTCCCGCGCACAGAAAATGGATGCCTTAAGCTCCATGGCTAATATTGCCGGTTACCGGGCAGTAATTGAGGCAGCGCATCACTTTGGCCGGTTTCTGAATGGCCAAATTACTGCAGCTGGAAAAATTCCTCCAGCCAAAGTGCTAGTGATTGGTGCTGGCGTCGCTGGCCTCGCGGCTATTGGAACAGCGAAAAGCATGGGAGCAATTGTTAAAGCTTTCGACACCCGCCCCATCGTTAAAGAGCAGGTCGAGTCCATGGGAGGGCAATTCCTAACGGTCAATATAGAAGAGGATGGCTCAGGCATTGGCGGCTATGCCAAAGAGATGTCCCAAGCATTTATTGACGCAGAAATGGCACTGTTCCGGGAAGAGGCCAAAGATGTCGACATCGTCATCACAACTGCCCTGATTCCAGGCAAACCTGCCCCCAAGCTATGGCTGGCTGATATGGTTGAGACCATGAAAGATGGTTCCGTTATTGTCGATTTAGCAGGAGAGCAAGGAGGTAACTGTGAGCTGACATCTCCAGGTAAAGTTGTCACCGAACATGGTGTCACTATCGTTGCGTATACCAATCTTGCAAGCCGCTTGCCCACCCAATCATCAACTTTATATGCACAAAACCTGGTACACCTCCTGACCGACTTATGTCCGGACAAAAATGGTGAAGCTGTTATAAATATGGAAGACGAAGTCATCAGGGGTGCAACCGTTGTTAAAGACGGCGAAATCACCTGGCCACCACCGGCCCCGAAATTGAGTGCTCAGCCAACACCAACACCTGAGCCCAAAGTTACCATTCCTGAGCCTCCTGCCAAGAAAAAATCGGACGCAAAGTCCATTATTGGCTTCTGGATTGCCGCCGGCATTTGCCTGCTAGGACTGGGAAGCGTCGCTCCTGCTGAGTTCGTTTCTCACTTTACAGTGTTTGTATTGTCCATCTTTATAGGCTGGCAGGTCATCTGGAATGTAACCCACGCACTGCATACCCCACTGATGAGTGTTACCAACGCGATCTCAGGAATTGTAGTCATCGGTTCGCTATTACAAATCAGCGGCTCCGGCTCCTGGCTGGTTACACTCATGGCATTCATCGCAGTTCTGTTTGCCACCATCAACATTGCCGGAGGGTTCTTTGTAACCCACCGCATGTTAAAAATGTTTCGTCGATAA
- the dapD gene encoding 2,3,4,5-tetrahydropyridine-2,6-dicarboxylate N-succinyltransferase, producing the protein MPHFALAFGTATKNKQGKIIESYFPEPLLSPDENLTKELAQLLACTGGNQVTEVSVDKCPDLAAIFESFGLNLSAALAKTAVDSDQPLILVTLETDSAPSTIPEAFLKLHLLSHRLVKPHGTNLDGIFGLLHNIAWTNLGAIDLPELPEWQIQTRLRGQVLQIFSIDKFPKMTDYVVPSGVRIADTARVRLGAHLGEGTTVMHEGFVNFNAGTAGVSMVEGRITAGVIVGNGSDIGGGASILGTLSGGGKIVVSIGENCLLGANSGVGIPLGDRCTIEAGLYLTAGTKVTVLDTNKKPVETVKARELAGKSDLLFWRNSQTGAVECLTNQTAIELNEALHSHN; encoded by the coding sequence ATGCCTCACTTTGCCTTGGCATTTGGTACTGCCACAAAAAACAAACAGGGTAAAATCATCGAAAGTTACTTCCCAGAACCCCTACTTTCTCCCGATGAAAATCTAACAAAGGAACTCGCCCAACTACTTGCCTGTACCGGTGGAAATCAGGTTACGGAAGTAAGCGTGGACAAATGCCCTGATCTGGCGGCCATTTTTGAGTCATTTGGGCTTAACCTGAGCGCAGCACTTGCTAAAACAGCTGTAGATTCTGACCAGCCTCTGATATTGGTAACTCTCGAAACAGACAGCGCGCCATCCACGATCCCCGAGGCATTCCTGAAACTGCACCTGCTTTCACATCGGCTGGTCAAGCCTCATGGAACCAATCTCGATGGTATTTTTGGACTGCTACATAACATCGCCTGGACCAATCTGGGAGCAATTGATCTACCAGAACTGCCAGAGTGGCAAATACAGACACGCTTGAGAGGTCAGGTCTTACAGATATTCAGCATCGATAAATTCCCTAAAATGACAGACTATGTCGTTCCCAGCGGAGTTCGTATTGCTGATACTGCCCGTGTCCGCCTGGGAGCACATTTAGGTGAAGGCACAACTGTCATGCACGAAGGGTTTGTTAACTTTAACGCAGGAACAGCCGGAGTCAGCATGGTGGAAGGCAGAATTACCGCAGGGGTTATTGTTGGCAATGGCTCTGATATCGGCGGTGGAGCTTCCATCCTTGGCACTCTGTCCGGAGGCGGCAAAATAGTGGTATCCATCGGCGAAAACTGCCTGCTCGGCGCGAACTCAGGGGTAGGTATTCCATTAGGCGATAGGTGTACCATCGAAGCTGGTTTATATTTAACAGCGGGAACGAAAGTCACCGTACTAGACACTAATAAAAAACCTGTCGAAACGGTAAAAGCGAGAGAGTTGGCCGGCAAAAGTGACTTACTGTTTTGGCGCAACTCACAAACCGGTGCAGTTGAATGCCTGACGAACCAAACCGCTATTGAACTCAACGAAGCTCTTCATTCCCACAACTAA
- a CDS encoding Spx/MgsR family RNA polymerase-binding regulatory protein yields the protein MTIMYGIPNCDTIKKAKEWMQGNNQTFEFHNFKKDGISKEKIRQWLTQISWQELINRKGTTWRKLDQDLRDNMTEQLAIDTILANPSIIKRPVLETGQKVYLGFSPDMYSQLFT from the coding sequence ATGACCATCATGTATGGCATCCCCAACTGCGACACCATCAAAAAAGCCAAAGAATGGATGCAGGGTAATAATCAAACTTTTGAGTTCCATAATTTCAAAAAAGATGGCATCTCCAAAGAAAAAATACGCCAATGGCTAACCCAAATATCCTGGCAGGAACTCATAAATCGCAAAGGTACCACCTGGAGAAAACTGGACCAGGATTTACGGGATAATATGACGGAGCAGTTAGCTATAGACACTATCCTGGCAAACCCTTCCATCATAAAACGCCCGGTACTTGAAACCGGACAAAAAGTATATCTGGGCTTTTCTCCAGATATGTATTCTCAACTGTTCACCTAA
- the dapC gene encoding succinyldiaminopimelate transaminase, whose product MNTHLAALQPYPFEKLAKLKAGTTPPDGVDHISLSIGEPKHESPQLVIDALKNSFSLLETYPSTRGTVELRKTIARWLERRFKLNKINADTEVLPVTGSREALFSAVMALFDHDRHDDQIAFPNPFYQIYEGATILAGAKPLLIPCTQESSFKADLSTITPQQWDQTQILFICTPGNPTGAVLSEAELIEIIKLADKHNFLIFSDECYSEIYFHESSPPPGLLQACAKMGRTDYARCLAFNSLSKRSNIPGMRSGLVAGDASLIKQFLLYRTYHGCAMPPHHQQASIAAWNDEQHVLENRNQYRDKFALALNTLNPKLQIYQPDAAFYLWAKTPVTDTEFTRGLFQHSNITVLPGSFLSRKTGHGDPGSNHVRIALVASLEECTQAFNRINAFLDTL is encoded by the coding sequence ATGAATACTCACTTAGCAGCATTACAGCCCTACCCCTTTGAAAAGCTGGCAAAACTTAAAGCAGGGACCACCCCTCCTGACGGAGTTGACCATATCTCTCTGTCCATCGGGGAACCTAAACATGAAAGCCCACAGCTGGTCATAGATGCGTTAAAAAACAGTTTTTCGTTGTTGGAGACCTATCCCTCTACCCGGGGAACTGTCGAACTCCGAAAAACCATCGCAAGATGGTTAGAACGCCGCTTTAAACTGAACAAAATTAATGCAGACACCGAAGTATTGCCGGTTACCGGTTCTCGGGAAGCCCTGTTTTCTGCCGTGATGGCATTGTTTGATCATGATCGCCACGATGACCAAATCGCATTCCCCAATCCCTTTTATCAAATCTATGAAGGCGCCACCATACTCGCCGGTGCAAAGCCTCTACTAATACCTTGCACTCAAGAATCCAGCTTTAAGGCGGACCTCTCCACCATAACGCCACAACAATGGGATCAGACCCAGATCCTATTTATATGTACTCCCGGCAATCCAACTGGGGCGGTACTGTCAGAAGCAGAATTAATTGAAATCATTAAACTGGCTGACAAGCACAATTTTTTGATCTTCAGCGACGAATGCTACTCCGAAATCTACTTTCATGAATCAAGCCCACCTCCAGGACTGCTACAGGCTTGTGCCAAAATGGGACGTACCGACTACGCCCGTTGCTTGGCTTTCAATAGTCTGTCAAAACGCTCCAACATTCCCGGCATGCGCAGCGGCCTGGTAGCAGGAGATGCCAGTCTGATCAAACAGTTTTTGCTATATAGAACTTACCATGGCTGTGCAATGCCACCACACCACCAACAAGCCAGCATCGCCGCCTGGAATGATGAGCAGCATGTTCTGGAAAATCGCAACCAATATAGGGATAAATTCGCGCTCGCATTAAATACTCTGAACCCAAAACTTCAGATCTATCAACCGGATGCAGCGTTTTATCTTTGGGCAAAAACTCCTGTTACCGATACCGAATTTACCCGAGGCCTGTTTCAACACAGTAATATAACGGTTCTCCCCGGTTCGTTTTTGAGCCGAAAAACGGGTCATGGAGATCCTGGAAGCAACCATGTGCGAATCGCTCTTGTTGCCAGCCTTGAAGAATGCACTCAGGCTTTCAACCGTATCAATGCATTCCTAGACACTCTCTAA
- a CDS encoding [protein-PII] uridylyltransferase translates to MSYLSAFDDVNLLDAAGLKCMLDSSTSRISVFKQALNDLKEKLDQRFLLALEDKDDIRNIIHGRALAMDELLRCAWSQFTWTAGERSLIAVGGYGRGELAPKSDIDLLLLFQSEADINDNSDSIQAFLTFLWDINLEVGHSVRTLEACVTEATNDVTVVTNLMESRLIAGSDPLREQMMEATSASHIWPSKDFYKAKLNEQYNRHQKYNDIEYNLEPNLKASPGGLRDIQMIGWVAKRHFGDSDLIDLVNRQFLTESEYRTLIEGQSFIWKIRYALHMLTNREEDRILFDLQKRLADLFGYQDQKGKLGIERLMQSYYRRVFHLRQLSDTLLQLFDEAILQAGSGDQITDLNKRFQIRNGYIEAKNESVFTTTPSALMEIFVLLAQTKDVVGIRAETIRLISQARHLIDGHFRQDIRNIMYFVELLRSRNGVSTNLGRMSRYGILGRYLPEFGAIVGQMQYDLFHIYTVDAHSLQVVKNLRKFRHRGNTELFPLATEVIKKLPKVELAYVSALYHDIGKGRGGDHSQLGAVDAKLFCKRHRFAEWDTNLVAWLVENHLSMSTTAQRKDISDPDVILEFARHVGDLTRLNYLYVLTVADIYATNPNLWNSWRASLIKQLYLETQRTIRRGLKNPVGKDERIQHTKERALEILAAGGFTRDEVDAIWDNPGDDYFLRETPENIAWHTKAIGSNGLGVPLVLIQEIDENSYAGATQIFIYAPDRAHLFADIATVMESLGLSIHDARIMTSSGSQFSLDTFIVLDEEGKGIGNDPEKIRTIQHKLLFAISNPNEIKTIRRRTPRQLKHFKIPTQVIISNDLDHDRTIVELISVDRPGLLARIGEIFRELDIRLQNARISTLGERVEDIFFVLDKNNQPITDSQLCQRLKEQLERKLTEEQ, encoded by the coding sequence ATGTCCTATCTTTCTGCTTTTGATGATGTCAATTTACTGGATGCCGCAGGTCTTAAATGCATGCTGGATTCTTCCACCAGTCGCATCTCTGTATTCAAACAAGCATTAAATGATCTCAAAGAGAAACTTGATCAGCGATTTTTGCTGGCACTGGAAGATAAAGATGACATTCGCAACATTATTCATGGTCGAGCTCTGGCCATGGATGAACTACTTCGTTGTGCCTGGTCCCAATTTACCTGGACCGCCGGAGAACGCTCACTAATTGCAGTGGGAGGCTATGGTCGGGGAGAGCTCGCCCCTAAGTCTGACATCGACCTGCTGCTACTTTTTCAATCTGAAGCAGATATCAATGACAACTCCGATTCCATTCAGGCCTTTCTGACGTTCTTGTGGGACATCAACCTTGAAGTGGGTCACAGCGTCAGAACCCTGGAAGCTTGCGTCACTGAAGCCACCAATGACGTTACGGTTGTGACAAATTTGATGGAGTCACGACTGATCGCTGGTAGCGACCCGTTGCGCGAGCAAATGATGGAAGCAACGTCTGCATCACATATATGGCCTAGCAAGGACTTTTACAAAGCCAAGCTGAATGAGCAATATAACCGCCATCAGAAGTATAACGATATTGAATATAACCTCGAACCCAATCTGAAAGCATCGCCAGGTGGCCTGCGGGATATCCAGATGATCGGGTGGGTGGCAAAGCGCCACTTTGGTGACTCTGACCTCATCGATCTGGTTAACCGCCAATTCCTGACAGAGTCTGAATATCGAACACTGATAGAAGGACAAAGCTTTATTTGGAAAATCCGTTACGCTCTTCATATGCTCACCAACCGCGAAGAAGATAGAATTTTATTCGATCTCCAAAAACGGCTGGCAGATCTGTTTGGCTATCAGGATCAAAAAGGAAAGCTTGGCATTGAGCGGCTGATGCAAAGTTATTACCGCCGCGTTTTTCATTTACGGCAGCTCAGCGACACCTTGCTGCAGCTATTTGACGAAGCGATCCTTCAGGCAGGCAGTGGCGATCAAATCACCGACCTGAACAAGCGTTTTCAGATACGCAACGGCTATATTGAAGCCAAAAACGAGAGTGTTTTTACCACCACCCCATCAGCACTGATGGAAATCTTTGTGCTGCTGGCACAAACCAAGGATGTTGTTGGCATCCGCGCCGAGACCATTCGTCTGATCAGCCAGGCACGTCACCTGATAGACGGTCATTTTCGGCAGGATATCCGCAATATCATGTATTTTGTCGAACTGCTCCGATCCCGCAATGGTGTTTCAACCAATCTGGGACGCATGAGCCGTTATGGAATTCTGGGCCGCTATCTTCCGGAATTCGGTGCGATCGTTGGGCAGATGCAATACGACTTGTTCCATATTTATACGGTAGATGCCCATTCGCTCCAGGTTGTTAAAAACCTGCGCAAGTTTCGACATCGTGGGAACACAGAGCTCTTTCCATTGGCAACTGAAGTCATTAAAAAGCTGCCTAAAGTCGAGCTGGCCTATGTTTCAGCCCTGTATCACGACATTGGCAAGGGCCGCGGAGGCGATCACTCGCAATTGGGAGCGGTAGATGCCAAGCTGTTCTGTAAACGCCACCGTTTTGCTGAGTGGGATACCAACCTGGTGGCCTGGTTAGTGGAAAATCATCTGTCCATGTCCACTACCGCACAAAGAAAAGATATTTCCGACCCGGATGTCATTCTTGAATTTGCCCGCCATGTTGGAGACCTGACGCGGCTAAACTATTTATATGTGCTAACCGTAGCCGATATCTATGCCACCAACCCCAACCTATGGAACAGCTGGCGCGCATCATTAATAAAGCAGCTGTACCTGGAAACCCAGCGCACCATACGTCGCGGACTTAAAAATCCGGTTGGGAAAGATGAACGTATTCAACACACGAAAGAAAGAGCCCTGGAAATTCTGGCGGCTGGCGGTTTCACCAGAGATGAAGTAGACGCCATATGGGATAATCCTGGCGATGACTATTTCCTGCGGGAGACTCCAGAAAATATCGCCTGGCACACAAAAGCCATCGGTTCCAACGGCCTTGGGGTTCCATTGGTTCTGATCCAGGAGATCGACGAAAACTCCTACGCCGGCGCCACCCAAATATTTATTTACGCTCCGGACCGTGCACATCTGTTTGCCGATATCGCAACAGTTATGGAGTCACTGGGTCTTTCCATCCACGATGCCCGCATCATGACGTCATCAGGCAGCCAGTTTTCGTTGGATACATTTATTGTGCTTGATGAAGAAGGCAAAGGTATTGGCAACGATCCTGAAAAAATCAGAACCATCCAACACAAGCTGTTATTTGCCATCAGCAACCCGAATGAAATAAAGACCATTCGCCGCCGAACCCCCAGACAGCTTAAACACTTCAAAATCCCTACCCAGGTCATTATCAGCAACGATCTGGACCATGATCGAACCATCGTTGAGTTGATTTCTGTTGACCGCCCCGGACTGCTGGCCCGGATTGGGGAAATTTTCCGGGAACTTGATATCAGGCTTCAAAATGCGCGCATCTCAACACTAGGTGAAAGAGTTGAAGATATCTTTTTTGTTTTGGATAAAAACAACCAACCCATCACAGATTCCCAGCTATGTCAGCGACTCAAAGAACAACTAGAACGGAAATTGACTGAAGAACAATGA
- the map gene encoding type I methionyl aminopeptidase, which yields MPVTIKTSEEIEKMRIAGKLAADVLEMIGPHIVPGISTGELDKICHEYIIQEQQAIPAPLNYKGFPKSICTSVNQVICHGIPSDDKILKKGDIVNVDITVIKDGYHGDTSAMFYVGEVAAHADRLCKITQECMYKGISQVRPGAYLGDIGAVIQQHAESNYYSVVREYCGHGIGKQFHEDPQVLHYGRAQTGLQLEEGMIFTIEPMINAGKRDCKVLNDGWTVVTKDRKLSAQWEHTCLVTANGVEILTLRSDEKVPF from the coding sequence ATGCCTGTAACCATTAAGACCTCTGAAGAAATTGAAAAAATGCGTATCGCCGGCAAACTGGCAGCTGACGTACTGGAAATGATAGGTCCACATATCGTGCCTGGTATCAGTACAGGGGAACTGGACAAAATATGTCATGAGTACATTATCCAGGAACAACAAGCCATTCCTGCACCGTTAAACTACAAAGGTTTTCCCAAATCTATTTGCACCTCTGTAAACCAGGTCATATGCCATGGCATCCCCAGTGACGACAAAATCCTGAAGAAGGGCGACATCGTCAATGTTGACATCACGGTCATCAAAGACGGATATCACGGCGACACCAGTGCCATGTTCTATGTAGGCGAAGTTGCAGCACATGCCGATCGTTTGTGCAAAATCACCCAGGAATGCATGTACAAAGGCATTAGTCAGGTACGTCCGGGTGCATACTTGGGGGATATCGGAGCCGTGATTCAACAGCACGCAGAATCAAACTATTACTCTGTAGTACGAGAATACTGTGGCCACGGTATTGGCAAACAATTTCATGAAGATCCTCAGGTACTCCATTACGGCAGAGCTCAGACTGGCCTGCAGTTAGAAGAAGGAATGATCTTTACAATTGAACCGATGATCAATGCCGGCAAACGGGATTGCAAGGTTTTAAATGACGGCTGGACTGTCGTCACAAAAGATCGCAAACTCTCAGCTCAATGGGAGCATACCTGTCTGGTAACTGCCAACGGTGTGGAAATCCTGACCCTTCGGTCCGATGAAAAAGTGCCGTTTTAA
- the rpsB gene encoding 30S ribosomal protein S2: MMAVSMRDLLKAGAHFGHQTRFWNPKMGKYIFGARNKIHIINLEFTVPALNKALTFVEQMASNKNKIMFVGTKRSAQNVIRDEATRVGMPYVNHRWLGGMLTNYKTIRQSIRRLRDLEAQKSDGTFDQLTKKEVLMRNREMEKLEKSIGGIKDMGGLPDAIFVIDVDHERIAIQEANKLGIPVIGVVDTNSNPDGVDFVIPGNDDAIRAIEIYAKAIADAVAAGREAAGGLKDDIVEVAEDESAETESESESDSEA, from the coding sequence ATTATGGCAGTTTCAATGCGCGACCTGTTGAAGGCAGGTGCACACTTCGGTCACCAGACACGTTTCTGGAATCCAAAAATGGGCAAATATATCTTCGGTGCCCGCAATAAAATTCATATTATCAATCTGGAATTTACAGTTCCTGCGCTCAATAAAGCGTTGACCTTTGTTGAGCAAATGGCTTCCAACAAAAACAAAATCATGTTTGTGGGTACGAAGAGATCTGCTCAAAACGTGATTCGTGACGAAGCTACCCGTGTAGGTATGCCTTATGTCAACCACCGCTGGTTAGGTGGAATGCTGACCAACTATAAAACTATTCGTCAGTCAATTCGCCGTCTGCGTGACCTCGAAGCACAAAAATCTGATGGTACTTTTGATCAGCTGACTAAAAAAGAAGTGCTGATGCGTAACCGTGAAATGGAGAAGCTGGAAAAATCCATTGGTGGTATCAAAGACATGGGTGGGCTGCCGGATGCTATCTTTGTAATCGATGTGGATCACGAACGTATTGCGATTCAGGAAGCAAACAAACTTGGTATTCCAGTGATTGGCGTGGTTGATACTAACAGCAACCCCGATGGTGTGGATTTTGTAATTCCCGGAAATGATGATGCCATTCGTGCCATCGAGATTTATGCCAAGGCAATTGCTGATGCAGTCGCAGCAGGTCGTGAAGCGGCTGGTGGTTTGAAAGACGATATCGTTGAAGTTGCTGAAGACGAGTCTGCTGAAACTGAGTCAGAATCTGAATCAGATAGTGAAGCCTGA
- the tsf gene encoding translation elongation factor Ts, protein MANITAGLVKELRERTGLGMMECKKALVEADGDIEVAIDNLRKASGLKAAKKAGRTAAEGVVLTRISDDRTYGLVIEINSETDFVARDENFLNFANTVADKAFADKQTDIAALMAGELESAREALVQKIGENISVRRAAVIGGSDSKVSAYIHGGRIAVLAELSGGDEELGKDVAMHVAAINPQYVNPEQVPQDVLDREKEVVSAQSEGSGKPAEIIEKMVNGRIKKFLAEISLVEQPFVKDPDVKVGTLVKNAGAEVLNFVRFEVGEGIEKEEVDFAKEVAEAAGLSK, encoded by the coding sequence ATGGCAAATATTACAGCTGGCCTGGTTAAGGAGCTCCGTGAACGTACCGGATTAGGTATGATGGAGTGCAAAAAAGCCCTCGTGGAAGCCGATGGCGATATTGAAGTAGCGATTGATAATCTGCGCAAGGCTTCTGGTCTTAAAGCTGCCAAAAAGGCAGGTAGAACAGCTGCCGAAGGTGTGGTGTTAACGCGTATTTCTGATGATCGCACTTATGGTTTGGTAATCGAAATCAACTCAGAAACAGATTTTGTTGCCCGTGATGAAAATTTCCTGAACTTTGCCAATACTGTTGCTGACAAAGCTTTTGCAGACAAACAGACTGATATTGCTGCGCTGATGGCGGGTGAATTGGAAAGTGCTCGTGAAGCTCTGGTCCAAAAAATCGGTGAAAATATCAGCGTTCGCCGCGCTGCCGTAATTGGTGGTTCAGATTCTAAAGTATCTGCATATATCCATGGCGGTCGTATTGCTGTTCTGGCTGAGCTGAGCGGTGGTGACGAAGAGCTGGGTAAGGATGTTGCAATGCACGTTGCGGCTATCAATCCTCAGTATGTCAATCCTGAACAGGTTCCTCAGGACGTGCTGGATCGAGAGAAGGAAGTGGTGAGTGCTCAGTCCGAAGGCTCTGGTAAGCCTGCCGAGATTATTGAAAAAATGGTTAACGGTCGAATCAAGAAATTTCTGGCCGAGATCAGCTTGGTTGAGCAGCCTTTCGTAAAAGATCCGGATGTTAAAGTGGGTACTCTTGTTAAAAACGCAGGTGCTGAAGTTTTGAACTTTGTGCGTTTTGAGGTTGGCGAAGGTATCGAAAAAGAAGAGGTCGATTTCGCTAAAGAAGTCGCAGAAGCAGCGGGCCTCTCCAAGTAA
- the pyrH gene encoding UMP kinase encodes MPSVKSQSKYKRILLKLSGEALTGEHPFGIDPKVLDRMALEIGQLIGIGVQVGLVIGGGNLFRGAALSEAGLDRVTGDHMGMLATVMNSLAMRDALERSSIRTRVMSSIPMSGIVDDHYDRRKAIRYLEQGDVVIFAAGTGNPFFTTDSAACLRGIEINADVVLKATNVDGVYDADPRKEPNAKKYSRLSYDEALEKQLGVMDLTAVCLVRDHGMPVRVFNMNKPGALVNVLVGDVEGTLMSEEPSI; translated from the coding sequence ATGCCTTCTGTCAAGAGTCAATCCAAGTACAAGCGAATATTGCTGAAGTTGAGCGGTGAAGCATTAACCGGTGAGCATCCTTTTGGTATTGATCCAAAAGTTCTGGATCGTATGGCGCTGGAGATCGGCCAGTTAATTGGTATAGGTGTCCAGGTTGGTCTGGTTATCGGTGGTGGTAATTTGTTCCGGGGTGCGGCACTTAGTGAGGCTGGGCTGGATCGGGTTACGGGTGATCATATGGGAATGCTGGCAACTGTTATGAACTCTCTGGCAATGAGAGATGCTCTGGAGCGCAGCAGTATCCGTACTCGGGTTATGTCATCTATTCCGATGAGCGGCATTGTTGATGATCATTATGATCGACGTAAGGCTATCCGTTATTTGGAGCAGGGGGATGTGGTGATATTTGCAGCAGGAACAGGAAACCCGTTTTTTACCACGGATTCAGCGGCATGCCTGCGTGGAATCGAAATCAACGCTGACGTTGTTTTAAAGGCAACCAATGTTGATGGTGTGTATGATGCAGATCCGCGTAAAGAACCAAATGCGAAAAAATACAGCCGATTGAGTTATGATGAAGCGCTGGAAAAGCAATTAGGTGTGATGGATTTAACAGCGGTGTGCCTGGTTCGCGATCATGGCATGCCGGTTCGAGTTTTTAATATGAATAAACCAGGAGCGCTAGTGAACGTTTTAGTAGGAGACGTTGAAGGTACGCTCATGAGTGAGGAGCCCAGTATATGA
- the frr gene encoding ribosome recycling factor yields the protein MIEELKVETEDQMKKALEALEYAFNKIRTGRANPSLLDTVHVSYYGADTPLNQVANVSVEDGRTLAINPWEKQLVPEIEKAILKSDLGLNPATSGSTIRIVIPALTEETRKDMVKLARSEAEKAKVSVRNQRRDANSVIKDLLKEKEISEDDSRREEDIIQKLTDGYIAKIDSKLAEKEADLMKV from the coding sequence ATGATTGAAGAGCTTAAAGTTGAAACCGAAGACCAGATGAAAAAAGCTCTTGAAGCATTAGAATATGCATTTAATAAGATCCGAACTGGACGGGCTAATCCGTCACTGCTGGATACCGTTCATGTGTCCTACTACGGAGCAGATACGCCATTGAATCAGGTGGCCAATGTCTCTGTAGAAGATGGTAGAACCCTGGCCATAAATCCCTGGGAAAAACAACTGGTCCCGGAAATTGAGAAGGCGATTTTAAAATCAGACCTAGGGTTGAACCCGGCGACATCCGGCAGCACTATCCGTATAGTAATTCCTGCGCTGACAGAAGAAACCAGAAAGGATATGGTCAAACTGGCCCGTAGTGAGGCTGAAAAGGCCAAGGTATCTGTCCGGAACCAGCGTCGTGACGCAAATTCTGTGATAAAGGACTTACTCAAGGAAAAAGAGATCAGTGAAGACGACTCCAGGCGTGAAGAGGACATTATTCAGAAGCTGACTGATGGTTACATCGCTAAAATAGATAGTAAGCTGGCAGAAAAAGAAGCTGATCTGATGAAAGTTTAG